One genomic window of Myxocyprinus asiaticus isolate MX2 ecotype Aquarium Trade chromosome 5, UBuf_Myxa_2, whole genome shotgun sequence includes the following:
- the LOC127440965 gene encoding guanylate kinase-like isoform X2, with protein MRDYTKQQAMAGPRPVVMSGPSGAGKSTLLKKLLQEFDGVFGFSVSHTTRSPRPGEENGKDYHYVTKEVMHASIANGEFIENAEFSGNMYGTSKAAVQAVQAKNLICILDIDMQGVKNIKRTDLNPIYVSIQPPSMDILEKRLRDRKTESEESLQKRLHAAKVDMEISKEPGLFHVLIINEDVNVAYGKLKDALLEEIQKVKDNNKA; from the exons ATGAGAGATTATACAAAGCAACAAG CGATGGCTGGACCAAGGCCTGTGGTCATGAGTGGACCATCTGGGGCTGGGAAAAGCACTCTGCTCAAGAAACTACTCCAAGAGTTTGATGGTGTATTTGGCTTCAGTGTATCCC ATACAACACGAAGCCCTCGTCCAGGAGAGGAGAACGGTAAAG attaTCATTACGTGACCAAGGAAGTTATGCATGCCAGCATAGCAAATGGGGAATTTATCGAAAATGCTGAATTTTCTGGGAATATGTATGGAACGAG TaaagcagctgtacaggctgtTCAAGCCAAGAATTTGATTTGTATTTTGGACATTGACATGCAGGGCGTGAAGAACATTAAGAGAACAGATCTCAACCCAATCTATGTGTCCATCCAGCCTCCATCAATGGACATCCTG gaaAAACGATTAAGGGACAGAAAAACAGAGTCCGAGGAGAGTCTACAAAAACGTTTACATGCAGCAAAGGTTGACATGGAAATAA GCAAAGAGCCGGGTTTATTCCATGTGCTCATCATTAATGAAGATGTTAACGTGGCATATGGCAAATTAAAAGATGCTCTTCTTGAG GAAATCCAGAAGGTCAAAGACAACAACAAGGCCTAG
- the LOC127440965 gene encoding guanylate kinase-like isoform X3 gives MAGPRPVVMSGPSGAGKSTLLKKLLQEFDGVFGFSVSHTTRSPRPGEENGKDYHYVTKEVMHASIANGEFIENAEFSGNMYGTSKAAVQAVQAKNLICILDIDMQGVKNIKRTDLNPIYVSIQPPSMDILEKRLRDRKTESEESLQKRLHAAKVDMEISKEPGLFHVLIINEDVNVAYGKLKDALLEEIQKVKDNNKA, from the exons ATGGCTGGACCAAGGCCTGTGGTCATGAGTGGACCATCTGGGGCTGGGAAAAGCACTCTGCTCAAGAAACTACTCCAAGAGTTTGATGGTGTATTTGGCTTCAGTGTATCCC ATACAACACGAAGCCCTCGTCCAGGAGAGGAGAACGGTAAAG attaTCATTACGTGACCAAGGAAGTTATGCATGCCAGCATAGCAAATGGGGAATTTATCGAAAATGCTGAATTTTCTGGGAATATGTATGGAACGAG TaaagcagctgtacaggctgtTCAAGCCAAGAATTTGATTTGTATTTTGGACATTGACATGCAGGGCGTGAAGAACATTAAGAGAACAGATCTCAACCCAATCTATGTGTCCATCCAGCCTCCATCAATGGACATCCTG gaaAAACGATTAAGGGACAGAAAAACAGAGTCCGAGGAGAGTCTACAAAAACGTTTACATGCAGCAAAGGTTGACATGGAAATAA GCAAAGAGCCGGGTTTATTCCATGTGCTCATCATTAATGAAGATGTTAACGTGGCATATGGCAAATTAAAAGATGCTCTTCTTGAG GAAATCCAGAAGGTCAAAGACAACAACAAGGCCTAG
- the LOC127440965 gene encoding guanylate kinase-like isoform X1, with amino-acid sequence MYVRFVSRLFSAMAGPRPVVMSGPSGAGKSTLLKKLLQEFDGVFGFSVSHTTRSPRPGEENGKDYHYVTKEVMHASIANGEFIENAEFSGNMYGTSKAAVQAVQAKNLICILDIDMQGVKNIKRTDLNPIYVSIQPPSMDILEKRLRDRKTESEESLQKRLHAAKVDMEISKEPGLFHVLIINEDVNVAYGKLKDALLEEIQKVKDNNKA; translated from the exons ATGTATGTGAGGTTTGTCTCCCGTCTTTTTTCAG CGATGGCTGGACCAAGGCCTGTGGTCATGAGTGGACCATCTGGGGCTGGGAAAAGCACTCTGCTCAAGAAACTACTCCAAGAGTTTGATGGTGTATTTGGCTTCAGTGTATCCC ATACAACACGAAGCCCTCGTCCAGGAGAGGAGAACGGTAAAG attaTCATTACGTGACCAAGGAAGTTATGCATGCCAGCATAGCAAATGGGGAATTTATCGAAAATGCTGAATTTTCTGGGAATATGTATGGAACGAG TaaagcagctgtacaggctgtTCAAGCCAAGAATTTGATTTGTATTTTGGACATTGACATGCAGGGCGTGAAGAACATTAAGAGAACAGATCTCAACCCAATCTATGTGTCCATCCAGCCTCCATCAATGGACATCCTG gaaAAACGATTAAGGGACAGAAAAACAGAGTCCGAGGAGAGTCTACAAAAACGTTTACATGCAGCAAAGGTTGACATGGAAATAA GCAAAGAGCCGGGTTTATTCCATGTGCTCATCATTAATGAAGATGTTAACGTGGCATATGGCAAATTAAAAGATGCTCTTCTTGAG GAAATCCAGAAGGTCAAAGACAACAACAAGGCCTAG